Proteins from a genomic interval of Nostoc sp. TCL240-02:
- a CDS encoding DUF2949 domain-containing protein: MKATDQLVHFLEEELGISGGAISLALRHCEQTPNFLAMTLWQYGLVTLDQLAQIFDWLETV, encoded by the coding sequence ATGAAAGCTACAGATCAATTGGTGCATTTTTTAGAAGAAGAGTTGGGTATTTCTGGTGGAGCAATTTCTCTGGCTTTGCGACATTGTGAGCAGACCCCCAACTTCCTGGCCATGACCCTCTGGCAATATGGATTGGTAACACTGGATCAGTTAGCTCAAATTTTTGATTGGTTGGAAACAGTATAA
- a CDS encoding serine/threonine-protein kinase: MSYCTNIDCLRPQNSDSSRFCNSCGQELLLKQRYRAIAVIGCGGFGRTFLAIDEHLPVKPKCAIKQLCFQEENTEVCQKAVSLFNQEALRLNELEHSQIPKLLAHFEQNKKFYIVEELIDGQTLAQELQQQGVFKEPQIWEILKSLLLTLQFIHSRQVIHRDIKPENIMRRSVPGDLVLIDFGIAKLATNSRQLRTGTIVGTPEYVAPEQMRGKALPASDLYSLGVTCIYLLTAISPFDLFDIANDRWVWQDHLPANNIVSDRLSQILNKLLQNAVSQRFQSATEALQTLAEPKKLLNISNYHTLTTIDYKPLHDLLAKGKWQLADRETWELMCQALAKPKGSYILSSEVEKFPCQHLQTIDHLWVNYSHGRFGFSVQTLIYKNVNGDYGIFCKQVGWYIYNYTSANSEFNFSLKAPIGHLPSRIWIGGSQPWRYPNALAVKLAACGIS; this comes from the coding sequence ATGAGCTACTGTACCAATATTGACTGCTTGCGTCCGCAAAATTCTGACAGTTCTCGTTTTTGTAATAGTTGTGGTCAGGAATTGTTACTTAAGCAGCGATATCGCGCGATCGCTGTCATTGGATGCGGTGGCTTTGGGAGAACATTTTTAGCTATTGATGAACATCTTCCAGTTAAACCAAAATGTGCAATTAAGCAGCTATGTTTCCAAGAGGAAAACACTGAGGTTTGCCAGAAGGCAGTCAGCCTATTTAACCAAGAGGCACTTCGTCTCAATGAACTAGAACACTCTCAAATACCCAAGTTATTAGCGCACTTTGAACAAAATAAAAAGTTTTATATCGTCGAGGAATTAATTGATGGCCAAACACTTGCTCAGGAATTACAACAACAAGGCGTTTTTAAAGAACCGCAAATATGGGAGATATTAAAAAGTTTATTGCTCACACTGCAATTTATCCATTCCCGGCAAGTAATTCACCGAGATATTAAACCGGAAAATATTATGCGCCGTTCTGTTCCAGGAGATTTGGTTTTAATAGATTTCGGAATTGCTAAACTCGCCACGAATAGCAGGCAACTTCGTACAGGCACAATAGTAGGTACTCCAGAATATGTTGCTCCAGAACAAATGCGGGGAAAAGCATTACCAGCTAGCGATCTTTACAGCTTGGGTGTAACATGTATTTACTTACTCACAGCTATTTCTCCCTTTGATTTGTTCGATATTGCTAACGATCGCTGGGTATGGCAAGATCATTTACCAGCAAATAATATTGTTAGCGATCGCCTCTCTCAAATATTAAATAAACTTTTACAAAATGCCGTTTCGCAACGCTTCCAATCTGCCACAGAAGCGTTACAGACACTAGCAGAACCAAAAAAATTGCTAAATATTTCTAATTATCATACATTAACTACTATTGATTATAAGCCTTTGCATGATTTATTAGCAAAAGGAAAATGGCAATTAGCAGATCGCGAAACTTGGGAACTGATGTGTCAGGCACTAGCCAAGCCTAAAGGTAGCTATATATTGAGTAGTGAAGTTGAGAAATTTCCCTGCCAACATTTGCAGACCATTGACCACTTATGGGTGAATTACAGTCATGGACGCTTTGGTTTTAGTGTGCAAACACTTATTTACAAAAATGTAAATGGAGATTATGGAATTTTTTGTAAACAAGTTGGTTGGTATATATACAATTATACTTCTGCGAACTCGGAATTTAATTTTAGTCTTAAAGCACCAATCGGTCATCTCCCCTCACGTATTTGGATTGGTGGTTCTCAACCGTGGCGATACCCGAATGCTTTAGCTGTAAAACTAGCAGCCTGTGGTATTAGTTAA
- the ftsH4 gene encoding ATP-dependent zinc metalloprotease FtsH, translating to MAIKEQPKSPRFRIIANILLAVSGLFLLLNIFLPGLFASGPTGVPYSLFIHQVQEGEVNRVSVGQNQILYELKTENAEPGPVFATTPIFDLELPKLLEEKGVEFAATPPPKNTWFTTLLSWVIPPLIFIGIWQFFVSRGGGGGPQGALSIGKSKAKVYVEGESAKITFADVAGVEEAKTELVEIVDFLKTPARFTQIGARIPKGVLLVGPPGTGKTLLAKAVAGEAGVPFFSISGSEFVELFVGVGSSRVRDLFEQAKKQAPCIVFIDELDAIGKSRSSNGFYGGNDEREQTLNQLLTEMDGFAAGDATVIVLAATNRPESLDSALLRPGRFDRQVLVDRPDLSGREAILKIHAQKVKLGNDVDLRAIATRTPGFAGADLANLVNEAALLAARNLRESVAQEDFAEAIERVVAGLEKKSRVMNETEKKIVAYHEVGHAMVGALTTGNGRVEKISIIPRGMAALGYTLQLPTEDRFLMNEHELRGQIATLLGGRSAEEIVFNSITTGASNDLQRATDLAERMVTSYGMSKVLGPLAYQQGQQSMFLGNGGANPRRAVSEDTSKAIDSEVKEIVETAHEQALEILRQNRDLLEAIATQLLETEVIEGEKLHDLLSQVKPVGNS from the coding sequence ATGGCAATTAAAGAACAACCTAAGTCACCCCGGTTTCGGATCATTGCTAATATCTTACTGGCAGTATCAGGCCTATTCCTGCTCTTAAATATATTTTTGCCTGGTTTATTTGCTTCTGGCCCGACTGGTGTTCCCTATAGTTTATTTATTCATCAAGTACAAGAAGGGGAAGTTAATCGCGTTTCTGTTGGTCAAAACCAGATTCTCTACGAACTAAAAACAGAAAATGCCGAGCCGGGCCCGGTGTTTGCAACTACACCAATTTTTGATTTAGAGTTACCCAAACTGCTAGAAGAAAAGGGAGTTGAGTTTGCTGCTACTCCTCCACCTAAAAATACTTGGTTTACAACCCTTTTAAGTTGGGTGATTCCACCACTGATTTTTATTGGGATTTGGCAATTCTTTGTGTCTCGTGGTGGCGGCGGTGGCCCCCAAGGTGCGCTTTCCATTGGTAAGAGCAAAGCTAAGGTTTACGTTGAAGGTGAATCAGCTAAAATTACCTTTGCAGATGTGGCTGGGGTAGAAGAAGCGAAAACTGAGTTAGTGGAAATTGTGGATTTCCTCAAGACTCCAGCACGATTTACCCAAATTGGCGCGAGGATTCCTAAAGGTGTGTTGTTAGTTGGCCCTCCGGGAACTGGTAAGACACTTCTAGCCAAAGCCGTAGCAGGAGAGGCTGGAGTTCCATTCTTCAGTATCTCTGGTTCCGAGTTTGTAGAATTATTTGTTGGTGTAGGATCTTCTAGAGTGCGGGATTTGTTTGAGCAAGCCAAAAAACAGGCTCCTTGTATTGTATTCATTGATGAATTAGATGCAATTGGTAAATCTCGTAGCAGTAACGGCTTCTACGGTGGTAACGATGAACGAGAACAGACCCTCAACCAGTTACTAACAGAGATGGACGGGTTTGCAGCTGGCGATGCAACGGTGATTGTCCTAGCTGCTACCAACCGCCCCGAAAGTCTTGATTCTGCATTGTTGCGTCCAGGTCGCTTTGATCGCCAAGTGTTGGTAGACCGTCCTGATTTATCTGGTCGGGAAGCAATTCTCAAAATTCACGCTCAAAAGGTAAAATTAGGAAATGATGTAGACTTAAGAGCGATCGCTACTCGTACTCCTGGTTTTGCTGGTGCAGATTTGGCAAACTTGGTAAATGAAGCTGCATTATTAGCTGCTCGTAATCTGCGTGAAAGTGTTGCTCAAGAAGACTTCGCCGAAGCAATTGAACGGGTAGTTGCCGGTTTAGAGAAAAAGAGTCGCGTCATGAACGAGACTGAGAAAAAGATTGTTGCATACCATGAAGTTGGTCACGCAATGGTCGGGGCGCTAACCACAGGAAACGGTCGCGTAGAAAAGATTTCGATTATTCCCCGTGGGATGGCTGCTTTGGGCTACACTCTGCAATTACCAACTGAAGACCGCTTTTTGATGAATGAACATGAACTGCGGGGTCAGATTGCAACTCTATTAGGTGGACGTTCCGCCGAAGAGATTGTGTTTAACAGTATTACAACAGGTGCTTCCAACGATTTGCAACGAGCAACTGACTTGGCAGAACGGATGGTAACATCTTATGGGATGAGCAAAGTCTTAGGGCCATTGGCTTACCAACAAGGACAACAATCGATGTTTTTGGGTAATGGTGGGGCTAATCCCCGGCGGGCGGTGAGTGAAGACACATCCAAAGCCATTGATAGCGAAGTCAAGGAAATCGTGGAAACAGCCCACGAACAAGCTCTAGAGATTCTTAGACAGAATCGAGACTTGCTAGAAGCGATAGCAACTCAACTATTAGAAACAGAAGTCATTGAAGGCGAAAAACTTCACGATTTGTTGAGTCAAGTTAAACCTGTGGGTAATTCGTAA
- a CDS encoding MFS transporter, with the protein MTTSKSHFNILWVQVWVLAGVQGAITLTWLIYNTYLPQLLTQFGFPASLAVALVILENALGAVLEPLMGGLSDQARRWVGTRFPFISVGMILASALFIAIPCVVSLIPPTTVMRSLLPIALVAWALAMTIFRSPAMCLLGMYSTPAQLPLAVSVVTLAGGMIGAFRPISYKFILSLGPVYTFAIGSFVMLGAAAVLRLVNPPEAPVDRHQIEVAKLPLQKLALILVTAFGVAWGIRFLMDVLGKVLKTQLNTDNIDVLMVWIGLAIAIASIPAGIFAVKIGNRQAMLCGICAIVPSLLIMISVGAQIPIIAVIVASFSLIVNGAIPFALELVPQRWAGLGIGMYFGGFALAMSLFGVIFPKLQAITPFIGAVGSSLAFLLAGVCIAVSAISEMQRNAEV; encoded by the coding sequence TTGACTACCTCAAAATCTCATTTCAATATTTTATGGGTGCAAGTTTGGGTGTTGGCAGGGGTGCAGGGAGCAATTACTCTCACTTGGTTAATTTATAATACATATTTGCCACAACTTTTGACTCAGTTTGGTTTTCCCGCGTCACTTGCAGTAGCCTTGGTGATACTCGAAAATGCCTTGGGTGCGGTGTTGGAGCCTCTGATGGGTGGACTTTCAGACCAAGCTAGACGCTGGGTAGGAACTCGGTTTCCCTTTATCTCAGTAGGTATGATTCTGGCATCGGCTTTGTTCATTGCCATACCATGCGTTGTGAGTTTGATTCCGCCTACTACCGTAATGCGATCACTCTTACCCATAGCATTGGTAGCCTGGGCATTAGCAATGACAATATTTCGTTCTCCAGCGATGTGCCTTTTGGGGATGTATTCTACACCAGCCCAGTTACCTTTAGCAGTAAGTGTTGTCACTTTGGCAGGTGGTATGATTGGGGCTTTTAGACCGATAAGCTATAAATTTATCCTGAGCTTAGGGCCAGTTTATACTTTTGCGATCGGTTCTTTCGTCATGCTGGGGGCGGCCGCTGTGTTGCGATTAGTAAATCCCCCAGAAGCACCAGTGGATAGACACCAAATAGAAGTAGCAAAGTTACCGTTACAAAAATTGGCTTTGATTTTAGTAACTGCTTTTGGTGTAGCGTGGGGTATCCGATTTCTGATGGATGTGTTGGGTAAAGTACTAAAAACCCAACTGAATACTGATAATATTGATGTGCTTATGGTGTGGATTGGATTAGCGATCGCAATTGCCAGCATACCTGCTGGAATCTTCGCCGTCAAAATTGGTAATCGTCAAGCTATGCTTTGTGGGATCTGTGCGATCGTTCCCTCTTTATTGATAATGATATCTGTGGGCGCACAAATTCCAATAATTGCGGTAATCGTTGCTAGCTTTAGTCTAATTGTTAATGGGGCAATTCCTTTTGCTTTAGAACTAGTACCTCAGCGATGGGCGGGATTAGGAATTGGGATGTATTTTGGTGGGTTTGCTTTAGCCATGAGTTTGTTTGGTGTCATCTTTCCCAAGTTACAAGCAATAACACCTTTTATCGGTGCAGTTGGGAGTTCATTGGCATTTTTATTAGCTGGTGTTTGTATTGCGGTAAGTGCCATTTCTGAAATGCAGAGGAACGCAGAGGTTTAA